GGTAGTGTATAGTTCCCCACGCTACCTTCCCTGCACCAAGACGTCTGGAAATGCGTCAAGTTCTCCCATCGGAAGAGATACGATACAGCTGCGCGACCCTATCGACGGGCTACACTCGAAGTTTTGCCCCACCTTAGCACCCAGCACCCACTGCGTGTGTTTGCAGGGCATCGACAAACAATGATTTTACAGTGTTCCGTAGGCCACCGAGTCCGAAGTGAATGTTCATCGTCCACAACTTGCGCGGACATCACTAGTTTGTGAATAATGCTCTTCCACCTCCATGCCATTGGTGGTCATCTTTCCAGCTCCACCTTGCTAAGCTCTGTGCGCAGCTCCCGAGGCATTGCTAGGCGGCCGCAGAATGATGAAGAGGTCTGGCCACTGCCTGACTGTCACAAAATGGTGTCGAAGCACAACGTTGGCCAGGAATGGTCTAGCAAGTGCGAGCTCGCATGCGTCTTATGGCCCTGGTGCACGTGACTATTTTATGAAGTAGGCTTGTTTTTTCTTGCACTTCACTGCTTGATGGTGTGGAAAGCATGTCCTTTCATCCGTCGCGACAACAGAGTGCCGCCTGCCGCTCCCTCGGTGATGAGCCGCACAGCGAAACGCTATGGAGTTGTATCGCTTTTCAGTGGAGGCATCCGAATACCATTTGCCTCATGCTTCTGCTAGGGGATCTTCCTCAGTTCCTGACACCTACGTAGATGGCGGCATCCTGCGCCGTATGTTTCGTATGTGCTTTTCTGTTTGTTTTCAAAGTGTCTGTAGAGTGAATGAGGACTGTGAGAGGCATTGCCTTTGAAAGGCAATGCGGCACGGGCCTTgtacgctgctgcttctgcttgTCATGTCCAGTACAATAGGACCCGTCTACCCACGTACAGCGACCCTGTCACTTTGAGGGAGTCAAGTGACTCTCAGTCCGCACGGCACTCATCAAATGCATCCCTCGCTGCATAGTACCGAGACTTCTGCCTTGCCTTTCAGCTCTTCCCTGCGTATCGCCCCACGAAGTGAAGCGATACAGCAACAAGCAGACGCGTCTTCTACGTGTACTTTTTATCCTTATCCCCGCTCTGTCCCCTTACCAACGAACGCGTTGCTCTGTCGATCACATCAGTATTCTTGCTCGCTGTAGGTGAGCGTACACAATTATCACTACATCCTCTATGGTAGCAGTTTGTGCGCCTCGTGAGCCTTTGATGTGGCTCCTAACTAGCCACCATACCGCAATTCGGTGAGACATACTTGCACATGCCGACACCCATTACTTTAGCTCGACAGACCCTGCTAGGCTGACTCTCGACGCACTCGTCACTGAGAAGATTACCCTACAGGATGGCGAAAAATGCTGCCGCGCAGGCGATGTGGAGCCGCCGCCCCTTTGTCACTTACGGAACACGGAGTCTTTTCCTGACTAGTCTTTTCTTATTTATGGCTCTAGGCGCGGTACTTCTTTTCGTCTTCAGTGAACCTATGATCACGCTGCTAGCAACACCGAATGCTGAGCTACCTAGTGATAAAATGAGCACTAACGTAACTCAAATGACGCATTCTGGCAGCAACTCGTCATTGCTGCATACCACACCAATACCCTACAACACAGCTGAGCTCTCCACTCTATGGCCTGAGCCTACGAGCACTCATCACGCTGGAGAGGACGGTCTGCCTCGTGAGGGCGAGACAATGAAGCCAGCAATTCACAACGATTCGCCGGAGATGAATCCGTGGAAAAAGATGCGCTTACCGACAGACTGGACGGTGTGCATTCGACGGAACCTGCAGTTGGACGACCACGGGCGGCCATTGTACGCGGTCAAGGCTATGGAGAACGCGATCCCGCTACTGATCACCCCACTGACAGGCGATGTGGAGTTCTTCCCGTTCTTTGTGTGCTCCATAGACGTCCCCGTGCGGTACCATTACGTGATTCAGAACGAGCGCAACTCGGAGACAACTGCGGTCATTGAcaggctgcagcgcctcttcggTGAAAGCGGGCGGCTACTCATTGTGCGGAACAGGTACAACCGCGGGTACTCTGGGAGCATGAACCAAGGATTCGAGTGGGCGCTGAAGGAGCGGACGGAAGAGGAAGTGCCGTGGGTATTTGCGTGTGGCGTTGACGTGATCTTTGAGCGTGGTTTGCTTGCGACAATGGTACAAGTTGTCCAGGACAACACCCGCGGTGACGCTTCCATGCTCGCTGCACTGCGCGCGGAGGTGGAGTTAGAGGAGCGGCTGGTGCGTGAGGGTAACTACTCGTACTACGAGCGGTGGGTGCCGCGCGGGCGTCCGCTGAAGGTGCTGCGGAGCGGGTACCCCGGCGTACCGCTGAACGTCCGGACTGCGCCGCTGATGCCGGACCGCATCCGGTACATGGTTGGGGATGAGAACCGCAGGAGCGGAATTGTGACTGACGCTGAGCTGAAAGGGCGGTTCTTTGGGAATTACGTGGCAACTGTGACTCCTGTGCCATTTGCGCTGGGGACAATTGCGGTAACACGGCTAGCGCTTTCGGTCGTTGGATACTTTGACGAGAACTACTTCCCCGCATACATGGACGACATCgactggcggtggcggcaatTCGCATATGGGTTCAAAACTCTTTATGCGCAGCCCAACGCCCCAGTGATCCGCTGGCACCATTACAATGCTGCGAATCTTCGTGGCAGTCCCTTCCAAGATCAGTACTTGAAGTACGACACCGAGGCCAACAACAGCCGCATCGCGTTCTCGCAGTATATTGCACGCTCCAAGCGCCAGTACGATAAACTCAAATATGGCCCACGTGACCTGATTGGTATATGGCATGAGTCTGTTCAGGAGGGTGAGTACAACTACACGTACTTCAACATATCGCGCTACCCTGCAGACACATGGGTGCTCGACGAGAGCGCGCGCCAGTGCATGTTTCGGCACACCTACAGCTACGAGACGCAGTCTTGGCAGAGGCCGAAAAACTGCGCGTACATGCCGCggacgctggaggagagtGGCATCCTTGGCGTAGACCAGCTGGAGGCCTACAAGATGATGGTCAATAAAAGCAAGATTGAGTACAGATGACCGCTGATGGTGAGCACCAAAACAAGTATGCAGTAGAACACGCCAGCTGGAGTTGTGTACTGCTGATCCATCGTATAGGTTCTTCATCTGATCTCCTACGTTTCATGTGCCCTCATACGCGAACAACGTCGAACACCTCAGCAGTGTATAAGGGTCCAGTACTCACTCCGTGTGGAGAAGGCACGTCGCCTCCTTCCCCTACCCATGCTAAGAGGGGGAAGCCACCTCTGCTGGTGACAGGGCCAAGCACGTACGACGCGCCTAGGTGAGAGCGACGTATCGCCACTGATGTCGGCGATTtggtcctggatggcgttgcgtcggcgAAGCCTCCGACCGTGAACACCGCTGCGCCATCCCCATGATGGGCAAGGTGCCAGCGTGGATCGAACATATCCCACACCcggtcctcgctgcctgctggtgtggggtgcccgcgccaccccgatgaagaggcagagggtgGCGATACACATGACGAGCGCGactgtgaggcgacctgcggggCAAGGAGGGGTAGAGTTTAGGGCAGAGGTGCTCAGATGGCTGGGTCGGCGTattgctgtaacgcgtgtCTCGATGGCTGCTTCGCCCCACACCATGGGCCCTGTGGCGGGCACGGGAAGAGTGTGGACTACATCCCGCATAGCAGATTGAGCACGTTGGAAACGGAGCACTTCACTTCGCCCTCCCCTTCACCAGCCTCTCCAGGGCGGCCTCTGTCTTTGACTTCACCACCTTTGGATTAATGTCGTTATTTGGTGGCTgtaaggaggaggaaagcgatggcgtgtgtctctctctccctcttccacccGTCCCTTCGCCAGCCTTCCTTCCAGCTGTTTACGCCTCCGAacacttctctcctctctacgAGAGAAGGCGAAATCACCACCTGTGTGGGGGTGACAAGTTTAGCAGCAAATGAGAGAGCCCCATAGCgatccgcagcagcaaggggCAGCAACTGCGGGTGCTTCCTGATGGCTATTCTTTCTCGCCTCAGCCCAGGCCTCACTGTGAACAAGCGAGACAAGTTGCATGTGTgcagatgcggcggctgacGTTTTTCTGTTGTGCTCTTTTGTTACGTTTGGAAGGGCGTAGTGGCCAACATGGTAGGCACGTGCGTCTAACTCAGCCATCTCTCTTTCCCgtcttctcgctcttcctgtCGTTATCCATAGTGGAGTATGTCCTGTATCCCACGGCGCCCACCtatgtgcgtgggtggtgtgtgtgagcgACTTGCTGCGGTGTTTATGCACCTCAGCGGCTGTTTGATGGCACTGGTACCGTTGCTGGATGACCGCAATGAGGATTTGATGAAaaatgaggagagggaagcggggCTCCCAACTGATGTAGACAA
The nucleotide sequence above comes from Leishmania braziliensis MHOM/BR/75/M2904 complete genome, chromosome 32. Encoded proteins:
- a CDS encoding putative GIPL galf transferase, which translates into the protein MAKNAAAQAMWSRRPFVTYGTRSLFLTSLFLFMALGAVLLFVFSEPMITLLATPNAELPSDKMSTNVTQMTHSGSNSSLLHTTPIPYNTAELSTLWPEPTSTHHAGEDGLPREGETMKPAIHNDSPEMNPWKKMRLPTDWTVCIRRNLQLDDHGRPLYAVKAMENAIPLLITPLTGDVEFFPFFVCSIDVPVRYHYVIQNERNSETTAVIDRLQRLFGESGRLLIVRNRYNRGYSGSMNQGFEWALKERTEEEVPWVFACGVDVIFERGLLATMVQVVQDNTRGDASMLAALRAEVELEERLVREGNYSYYERWVPRGRPLKVLRSGYPGVPLNVRTAPLMPDRIRYMVGDENRRSGIVTDAELKGRFFGNYVATVTPVPFALGTIAVTRLALSVVGYFDENYFPAYMDDIDWRWRQFAYGFKTLYAQPNAPVIRWHHYNAANLRGSPFQDQYLKYDTEANNSRIAFSQYIARSKRQYDKLKYGPRDLIGIWHESVQEGEYNYTYFNISRYPADTWVLDESARQCMFRHTYSYETQSWQRPKNCAYMPRTLEESGILGVDQLEAYKMMVNKSKIEYR